Below is a window of Pseudodesulfovibrio sp. 5S69 DNA.
TGGAGAAACGGACATTTTCATCTCCCCAGGCTATACTTTCCAGGTTGTCGACGGTATTCTGACGAACTTCCATTTGCCAGAATCGTCGCTCATCATTATGATCTCGGCTCTTGCTGGCAGAAAAACGATTCTGGAAGCATACGCGTTCGCCCTGGAAAACCATTTCCGATTTTTCTCCTACGGGGACGCGATGCTCATCCTGTAAACGCGGCAACCTTTCATTATTACTAACAGAACTGGAGCAATTCATGTCTCGAATCGAGGTCCGGGAAGATCGGTGCAAGGGGTGCCTGCTCTGTACCACCGTCTGTCCCGTAGACATCATCGTCCAGTCTGACCGGTTCAACGTCAGCGGCTACAAGGTCGCCGAGGTGCCCGAGGCCGACAAGGACAAATGTACCGGCTGCGCATCCTGCGCCCAGATCTGCCCGGATGTGGCGATCAAAGTGTACAGGA
It encodes the following:
- a CDS encoding 4Fe-4S binding protein, translating into MSRIEVREDRCKGCLLCTTVCPVDIIVQSDRFNVSGYKVAEVPEADKDKCTGCASCAQICPDVAIKVYRTPKKKEGK